The following are from one region of the Phycisphaerae bacterium genome:
- a CDS encoding DJ-1/PfpI family protein → MSAKKILMIVGDFVEDYEVMVPFQALQMVGHTVHAVCPGKKAGEKVRTAIHDFEGDQTYSEKPGHNFTLNATFAGLSPDDYHALVIPGGRAPEYLRLNEQVIKIVQHFVRTKKPIAAICHGAQLLAAAGALQGKTCSAYPAVGPDIAGAGGTYVEIGIDQAHVCGNLVTAPAWPAHPAWLAKFLEVLGTKIEP, encoded by the coding sequence ATGAGTGCCAAGAAGATCCTGATGATCGTCGGGGATTTCGTCGAGGACTACGAAGTAATGGTCCCCTTTCAGGCCCTGCAAATGGTCGGGCACACGGTACACGCCGTCTGCCCGGGCAAGAAGGCCGGCGAGAAAGTCCGGACGGCCATCCACGATTTCGAGGGCGACCAGACCTACAGCGAAAAGCCCGGGCACAACTTCACGCTGAACGCGACGTTCGCCGGGCTGTCACCGGATGATTACCACGCGTTGGTCATTCCCGGCGGCAGGGCTCCGGAATACCTGCGGCTCAATGAACAGGTCATCAAGATCGTCCAGCATTTCGTCAGGACAAAAAAACCCATCGCAGCCATCTGCCACGGGGCCCAACTGCTGGCCGCCGCCGGGGCTCTGCAGGGTAAAACGTGCAGTGCCTACCCGGCCGTCGGGCCGGATATCGCCGGCGCCGGCGGCACCTACGTCGAGATCGGCATCGATCAGGCCCACGTCTGCGGCAACCTGGTCACCGCCCCCGCCTGGCCGGCGCACCCGGCATGGCTGGCCAAGTTCCTGGAAGTGCTGGGGACGAAAATCGAGCCGTGA